A single region of the Malaclemys terrapin pileata isolate rMalTer1 chromosome 2, rMalTer1.hap1, whole genome shotgun sequence genome encodes:
- the LOC128831318 gene encoding basic proline-rich protein-like: MSFVKLHLSESVWLPSCPEEGAHVQAPEWVGPPPPVPAPRKSRGGTGSIKAGRQSSVGGQPPQGVDVWPGAPGQEAAEDRGLDPSWPELPRARYEEEPPEPVRSRHWENPWEPHPTNPEGETVPEPLRPCCYPEEPHEDRWPDFPAELPDLPPSPGREEPMQMDWPEPGAMNEMQP, from the exons ATGTCTTTTGTGAAGCTCCATCTAAG tgagtcggtgtggctcccctcctgcccggaagagggagcccacgtgcaggcaccagagtgggtgggaccaccaccgcctgtccccgccccccggaagtcaaggggcgggacaggaagtataaaggccggccgccagagctcagtcggcggccagccaccacagggagtaGACgtgtggccgggagctcccggccaggaggccgccgaagaccgaggcctggaccctagctggcccgaGTTACCCAGGgcacgctacgaggaggagccaccgGAGCCTGTCCGATCCcgtcactgggagaatccctgggaaccccaccccaccaaccctgagggtgagactgtacccgaacccctccgtccctgctgctacccagaggaaccGCAtgaggaccgttggcctgacttcccggccgagctaccggacctgccaccaagccctggCAGAGAGGaacccatgcagatggactggcccgagcccggcgcgatgaacgag atgcaaccttga